In one window of Pseudomonas sp. IAC-BECa141 DNA:
- the pdxH gene encoding pyridoxamine 5'-phosphate oxidase: MTQSLADMRRDYTRDGLTEAQAPAEPFALFHQWFAEAVKTEQAPVEANAMTLATVDADGRPHCRILLLKGLDEQGFTFFTNYESAKGQHLAANPFAAMTFFWPTLERQVRIEGRVVKVSPEESDAYYQVRPLGSRLGAWASPQSRVINGRGELEDLLKATEQRFTDTQPHCPEHWGGYRLLPERIEFWQGRASRLHDRLNYRVQGAEWILERLAP, encoded by the coding sequence GTGACCCAGTCTCTGGCAGATATGCGTCGTGATTACACCCGGGACGGCCTGACCGAGGCGCAAGCCCCGGCCGAGCCCTTTGCGTTGTTTCACCAGTGGTTTGCCGAAGCGGTGAAAACCGAACAGGCGCCAGTGGAAGCCAACGCGATGACCCTGGCCACGGTGGATGCGGACGGCCGTCCGCATTGCCGCATTCTGCTGCTCAAGGGGCTGGACGAGCAGGGCTTCACCTTCTTCACCAACTACGAGAGTGCCAAGGGCCAGCATCTGGCCGCGAATCCGTTCGCGGCCATGACGTTCTTCTGGCCGACCCTGGAGCGTCAGGTGCGCATCGAAGGACGGGTGGTGAAGGTCTCGCCTGAAGAGTCCGACGCGTATTATCAGGTGCGACCGCTGGGCAGCCGACTGGGCGCCTGGGCTTCACCGCAGAGCCGGGTGATCAACGGCCGGGGTGAACTGGAAGACTTGCTCAAGGCGACCGAACAGCGCTTTACCGACACTCAGCCTCACTGCCCGGAACACTGGGGCGGTTACCGCTTGCTCCCCGAACGCATCGAGTTCTGGCAGGGCCGCGCGAGCCGTTTGCACGATCGCCTCAACTACCGTGTGCAGGGCGCCGAGTGGATTCTTGAACGTCTGGCACCCTGA
- a CDS encoding glycine zipper 2TM domain-containing protein, translating to MRKSVLLVASFSTMAMLLTGCQSSLTGDSYSRDEARRVQTIRMGTIESLRPVKIEGTKTPIGGAAGAVVGGVGGSAIGGGKGSIVAAVIGAVAGGLIGSATEEGLTRTQGVEITVREDDGSMRAYVQQVQENEVFRVGERVRISTVGGTSRVSH from the coding sequence ATGCGTAAGTCTGTTCTGCTGGTTGCTTCCTTTTCCACGATGGCGATGTTGCTGACCGGCTGCCAGTCGAGCCTGACCGGTGACTCCTACTCCCGTGACGAAGCGCGTCGCGTGCAGACGATTCGCATGGGCACCATCGAATCCCTGCGTCCGGTGAAAATCGAAGGCACCAAGACCCCGATCGGCGGCGCCGCCGGTGCAGTGGTCGGCGGTGTCGGCGGCAGCGCTATCGGCGGCGGTAAAGGCAGCATCGTTGCAGCCGTTATCGGTGCCGTGGCCGGCGGCCTGATCGGTTCGGCCACTGAAGAAGGCCTGACCCGCACTCAAGGTGTCGAAATCACCGTGCGCGAAGACGACGGCAGCATGCGCGCCTACGTGCAGCAGGTTCAGGAAAATGAAGTGTTCCGCGTCGGTGAGCGGGTGCGGATTTCGACTGTCGGCGGGACCAGCCGCGTTTCGCACTAA
- a CDS encoding zeta toxin family protein: MSTPRIRIFAGPNGSGKSTFNRLVPAHLLGNYINPDDIERAIKDTGYFDFTTYRIESHKNDIFDFFRSHALLKKAPESLAKLDSIAIEGDRLSFSDTQIDSYVASALSDFIRRSLIKEKISFTFETVMSSSDKVDLLYEAQRSGYRVYVYYVATADPEINVARVAYRVSQGGHNVPPEKIRKRYWRSLALLSDAILTSNRAYIFDNSDEGSEGLTHVAEITDGELIEIKSDVQPPWFKEFVLDKLI; the protein is encoded by the coding sequence TTGAGCACACCGAGGATACGTATATTCGCCGGACCAAATGGATCAGGAAAAAGCACCTTTAATCGGTTGGTTCCTGCGCATCTATTAGGCAATTACATAAACCCGGATGATATAGAGCGTGCAATCAAAGACACTGGATATTTTGATTTCACCACCTATCGCATCGAATCTCACAAAAATGACATTTTCGACTTTTTCCGCAGCCACGCCCTGCTGAAAAAAGCTCCGGAGTCATTGGCAAAATTGGATTCGATTGCGATTGAAGGTGACAGGCTCAGCTTCTCGGATACTCAAATCGACTCATATGTAGCCTCCGCTCTCTCCGACTTCATACGGCGTTCTCTGATCAAAGAGAAAATCAGTTTTACGTTCGAAACTGTAATGTCCTCCTCAGACAAGGTCGATTTGCTCTACGAAGCCCAGAGATCCGGGTATAGGGTTTACGTCTATTACGTTGCAACAGCCGACCCGGAAATCAATGTTGCCAGGGTTGCCTATCGCGTATCGCAGGGTGGTCACAACGTTCCTCCTGAAAAGATACGAAAGCGTTATTGGAGATCTCTGGCGCTTCTATCGGACGCAATCCTCACCTCGAACAGAGCCTATATCTTTGATAACTCCGACGAAGGTAGCGAAGGACTGACACATGTAGCAGAGATTACGGACGGGGAGCTGATTGAAATTAAATCAGACGTACAGCCACCTTGGTTTAAAGAGTTCGTACTCGATAAACTGATCTAG
- the nhaA gene encoding Na+/H+ antiporter NhaA: MPLRSTFTRFFQLEAASGLLLIAAAILALIINNSPLSWLYSGLLDTPVVAQIGALKIAKPLLLWINDGLMALFFLLIGLEVKREVLDGQLSKPSQIVLPGAAAIGGMLVPALIYWFLNRDNPAALDGWAIPTATDIAFALGVLALLGKRVPVSLKLFLMTLAIIDDLGAIVIIAIFYSGELSTLSLGLAAACIAALVAMNRLGVVKLGPYMIIGLILWVCVLKSGVHATLAGVTLAFCIPLRTRNAEPSPLLTLEHALHPWVAYGILPLFAFANAGLSLTGVTAESFTHHVPMGIAVGLLLGKTIGVFGLTWLAVKSGIAALPQNANWGQVLGVAMLCGIGFTMSLFVGSLAFVPGASEYAGMDRMGILTGSVFAALIGYAVTLAASRKRSTQSS; encoded by the coding sequence TTGCCTCTGCGTAGCACTTTCACGCGTTTCTTTCAGTTGGAAGCTGCCAGCGGTCTGTTACTGATCGCCGCGGCCATCCTGGCTCTAATCATTAACAACTCGCCGCTGTCGTGGTTATACAGCGGCCTGCTCGACACTCCGGTGGTGGCGCAGATCGGCGCGTTGAAGATCGCCAAGCCCCTGCTGCTGTGGATCAACGACGGCCTGATGGCGCTGTTCTTCCTGCTGATCGGCCTGGAAGTGAAGCGCGAAGTGCTCGACGGCCAGTTGTCGAAACCGTCGCAGATCGTCCTGCCCGGCGCGGCGGCCATCGGCGGCATGCTGGTGCCGGCGCTGATCTACTGGTTCCTCAACCGTGACAACCCGGCCGCCCTCGACGGCTGGGCCATTCCGACCGCCACCGATATTGCCTTCGCCCTCGGCGTGCTGGCCTTGCTCGGCAAGCGCGTGCCGGTGTCGCTGAAGCTGTTCCTGATGACATTGGCCATCATCGACGACCTCGGCGCCATCGTGATCATTGCGATCTTCTACTCCGGCGAGCTCTCGACCCTGTCGCTGGGCCTCGCTGCCGCGTGCATCGCGGCGCTGGTGGCGATGAACCGGCTCGGGGTGGTCAAGCTCGGACCGTACATGATCATCGGGTTGATCCTCTGGGTCTGCGTGCTCAAGAGCGGTGTTCACGCGACGCTGGCGGGTGTGACCCTGGCTTTCTGCATTCCGCTGCGCACCAGGAATGCCGAGCCTTCGCCACTGCTGACCCTCGAACACGCGCTGCACCCGTGGGTCGCCTACGGCATCCTGCCGCTGTTCGCCTTCGCCAACGCCGGCCTGTCGCTGACCGGCGTGACCGCCGAAAGCTTCACCCACCACGTTCCGATGGGCATCGCCGTCGGCCTGCTGCTGGGCAAGACCATCGGCGTGTTCGGCCTGACCTGGCTCGCCGTCAAATCCGGCATCGCCGCCCTGCCCCAGAACGCCAATTGGGGTCAGGTGCTGGGCGTGGCGATGCTCTGCGGGATCGGCTTCACCATGAGCCTGTTTGTCGGCTCCCTCGCCTTCGTGCCGGGTGCCAGTGAATACGCCGGGATGGACCGGATGGGCATTCTCACCGGTTCGGTGTTCGCGGCATTGATCGGTTATGCGGTGACGTTGGCGGCGAGCAGAAAAAGATCCACTCAAAGCAGTTAA
- a CDS encoding PLP-dependent cysteine synthase family protein has protein sequence MSDNRQWAREAIRIIEADFQRSADTHLIPLPLPGFAGIELYFKDESSHPTGSLKHRLARSLFLYALCNGWLKPGAPVIEASSGSTAISEAYFARMLGLPFIAVMPATTSREKIAQIAFYGGQSHLVQDPTQIYAESERLAREHDGHFIDQFTYAERATDWRANNNIAESIFQQMRYEQHPCPTWLISSPGTGGTTATLGRYVRYRQHCTRVLCADAERSVFFDYYQTGDASLRLDHGSRIEGIGRPRVEASFLPKVIDAMVKVPDALSLAAMHYLAQRLGRHVGGSSGTNLIGALMAAQQMKAAGESGSIVAILCDGGERYADTYYDQAWLKAQGYELEGLIAVVAASAERGEALPASVLRANI, from the coding sequence ATGAGCGACAACCGACAGTGGGCCCGCGAAGCCATCCGGATCATCGAAGCGGACTTCCAGCGCAGCGCCGACACTCACCTGATCCCCTTGCCGCTGCCGGGGTTTGCGGGCATCGAGTTGTACTTCAAGGATGAATCCAGCCACCCGACCGGTAGCCTCAAGCATCGGCTGGCCCGTTCGCTGTTTCTCTACGCCTTGTGTAACGGCTGGCTGAAACCCGGCGCGCCGGTGATCGAGGCGTCCAGCGGTTCGACGGCGATTTCCGAAGCGTACTTCGCGCGGATGCTCGGCCTGCCGTTCATTGCGGTGATGCCGGCGACCACGTCCAGGGAAAAGATCGCGCAGATTGCGTTCTACGGTGGCCAGAGTCATCTGGTGCAAGACCCGACGCAGATCTACGCCGAGTCCGAACGCCTGGCCCGCGAGCACGACGGTCATTTCATCGACCAGTTCACCTACGCCGAGCGCGCCACGGACTGGCGGGCGAACAACAACATCGCCGAGTCGATCTTCCAGCAGATGCGCTACGAGCAACACCCGTGCCCCACCTGGTTGATTTCCAGCCCCGGCACTGGCGGCACCACCGCGACCCTCGGCCGTTACGTGCGTTATCGCCAGCACTGCACCCGTGTGCTCTGCGCCGACGCCGAGCGTTCGGTGTTCTTCGACTACTACCAGACCGGCGACGCGAGTTTGCGGCTGGATCACGGTTCGCGGATCGAAGGCATCGGCCGGCCACGGGTGGAGGCGTCGTTCCTGCCCAAGGTGATCGATGCGATGGTCAAGGTGCCGGATGCCTTGTCGCTGGCGGCCATGCATTACCTGGCGCAGCGTCTGGGCCGGCATGTGGGCGGGTCGAGCGGGACCAACCTGATCGGTGCGTTGATGGCGGCGCAGCAGATGAAAGCGGCGGGGGAGTCGGGGTCGATCGTGGCGATCCTGTGCGATGGCGGCGAGCGCTACGCGGACACCTATTACGATCAGGCGTGGCTCAAGGCGCAGGGTTATGAGCTGGAGGGATTGATAGCGGTCGTGGCGGCGAGTGCCGAACGGGGTGAGGCGCTGCCGGCCAGCGTATTACGCGCCAATATCTGA
- a CDS encoding NAD(P)/FAD-dependent oxidoreductase, which produces MLRITELKLPIDHPDEDLRAAIVQRLGIANDDLLDFTLFKRSYDARKKSSELCFIYTIDLEVRDEAKVLGKFADDRNVNMAPDVSYKFVGQAPSDLNQRPIVVGFGPCGIFAGLLLAQMGFKPIILERGTEVRQRTKDTWGLWRKSVLNPESNVQFGEGGAGTFSDGKLYSQIKDPKFLGRKVLHEFVKAGAPEEILYVSKPHIGTFRLTGMVETMREEIRALGGEVRFQERVTDVLIEDGQLVGVELASGEILHSKHVILALGHSARDTFRMLHSRGVFMEAKPFSVGFRIEHPQSLIDRARLGKYAGHPKLGAADYKLVHHAKNGRSVYSFCMCPGGTVVAATSEPNRVVTNGMSQYSRNERNANSGIVVGITPEVDYPGGPLAGIELQERLESHAFILGGSDYKAPAQLVGDFINGIPSTELGEVEPSYKPGVALGDLALALPEFAIEAIREALPAFEKQIRGYSLHDAVLTGIETRTSSPLRITRNEALQSMNVKGLFPAGEGAGYAGGILSAGVDGIRIAEAVARDILGLEA; this is translated from the coding sequence ATGTTACGAATCACCGAACTCAAGCTGCCGATCGACCATCCCGACGAAGACCTGCGCGCTGCCATCGTGCAACGCCTGGGCATCGCCAACGATGACCTGCTCGATTTCACCTTGTTCAAGCGCAGCTACGATGCGCGCAAAAAGTCCTCCGAACTGTGCTTCATCTACACCATCGACCTCGAAGTGCGCGACGAGGCCAAAGTGCTGGGCAAGTTCGCCGACGACCGTAACGTCAACATGGCGCCGGATGTCAGCTACAAATTCGTCGGCCAGGCGCCAAGCGACCTGAACCAGCGCCCGATCGTGGTCGGTTTCGGTCCGTGCGGGATCTTCGCCGGCCTGTTGCTGGCGCAGATGGGCTTCAAGCCGATCATCCTCGAACGCGGCACCGAAGTGCGCCAGCGCACCAAGGACACCTGGGGCCTGTGGCGTAAAAGCGTGCTCAACCCCGAGTCCAACGTGCAGTTCGGCGAAGGCGGCGCGGGCACGTTCTCCGACGGCAAGCTGTACAGCCAGATCAAGGATCCGAAATTCCTCGGCCGCAAGGTTCTGCATGAATTCGTTAAGGCCGGCGCGCCGGAAGAAATTCTTTACGTCAGTAAGCCGCACATCGGTACGTTCCGTCTGACCGGCATGGTCGAGACCATGCGTGAAGAAATCCGCGCTCTGGGCGGTGAAGTACGCTTCCAGGAGCGTGTCACCGACGTGCTGATCGAGGACGGCCAACTGGTCGGCGTCGAACTGGCCAGCGGCGAGATCCTGCATTCGAAACACGTGATTCTGGCGCTGGGCCACAGTGCCCGCGACACTTTCCGCATGCTCCACAGCCGTGGTGTGTTCATGGAAGCCAAGCCGTTCTCGGTGGGTTTCCGCATCGAGCACCCGCAATCGCTGATCGACCGCGCGCGCCTCGGCAAGTACGCCGGCCACCCCAAGTTGGGAGCCGCCGACTACAAACTGGTGCACCACGCCAAAAACGGCCGTTCGGTCTACAGCTTCTGCATGTGCCCGGGCGGCACGGTGGTGGCGGCGACTTCCGAGCCGAACCGCGTAGTCACCAACGGCATGAGCCAGTACTCGCGTAACGAGCGTAACGCCAACTCCGGCATCGTTGTCGGCATCACCCCGGAAGTCGACTATCCGGGCGGCCCGCTGGCCGGGATCGAGTTGCAGGAACGTCTGGAATCCCACGCTTTCATCCTCGGCGGCAGCGACTACAAGGCGCCGGCGCAATTGGTCGGCGACTTCATCAATGGCATTCCTTCGACCGAGTTGGGCGAAGTCGAGCCGTCATACAAACCGGGCGTCGCTCTGGGCGATCTGGCCCTGGCGCTGCCGGAATTTGCCATCGAAGCCATTCGTGAAGCATTGCCGGCGTTCGAGAAACAGATTCGCGGTTATTCGCTGCACGATGCGGTGCTGACGGGAATCGAGACCCGCACCTCGTCACCGCTGCGCATCACGCGTAACGAGGCGCTGCAGAGCATGAACGTCAAAGGTCTGTTCCCGGCCGGCGAAGGCGCGGGTTATGCGGGCGGGATTCTGTCGGCGGGTGTGGACGGGATTCGGATTGCGGAAGCCGTGGCACGAGACATCCTGGGCCTCGAAGCCTGA
- a CDS encoding COG3650 family protein, which yields MRVARSLIVVALLPLFAACQLFDGARESASHVGQTRMQGQLTAADGKLVFQACGEQRQYVVNDIGGTSILQEAATLADQQGKLFADVRGKIAGDRLDLTQLYRVERSGTACDDPNFKQLILRASGHGPEWNVKVSGKGLVIDREGQPPLAVPYVEEQLGDGRFNLSSEANNQRIELWVAPQRCVDSNTGSVQHMSAELRIDGKVQRGCGYFGGSRSD from the coding sequence ATGCGTGTTGCCCGTTCCCTGATCGTTGTTGCCCTGCTCCCGTTGTTTGCCGCGTGCCAGTTGTTCGATGGTGCGCGGGAAAGTGCCTCCCACGTCGGCCAGACGCGGATGCAGGGACAACTGACCGCTGCCGACGGCAAACTGGTGTTCCAGGCGTGCGGCGAGCAGCGCCAGTACGTGGTCAATGACATCGGCGGCACCAGCATCCTGCAAGAGGCCGCCACCCTGGCCGATCAACAGGGCAAGTTGTTCGCCGACGTGCGCGGAAAGATCGCCGGCGACCGCCTCGACCTGACGCAGCTCTATCGCGTCGAACGTTCCGGCACTGCCTGTGACGACCCCAACTTCAAACAGCTGATCCTGCGCGCCTCCGGCCATGGCCCGGAATGGAACGTCAAGGTCAGCGGCAAGGGCCTGGTCATCGACCGCGAAGGCCAGCCACCACTCGCCGTGCCCTACGTCGAAGAGCAACTGGGCGACGGTCGTTTCAACCTCAGCAGCGAAGCCAACAACCAGCGCATCGAGTTGTGGGTAGCGCCGCAGCGCTGCGTCGACAGCAACACCGGCAGCGTGCAGCACATGAGCGCCGAGTTGCGTATCGACGGCAAGGTACAGCGCGGTTGCGGGTATTTCGGCGGTTCGCGTAGCGACTGA
- a CDS encoding short chain dehydrogenase encodes MKILLIGAGGTIGSAVDKELSQRHEVIRIGRNSGDFQVDISDSASIRKLFEQTGKFDALVCAAGNVTFAPLGEMTEDSFALGLKDKLMGQVNLLLIGREFANDGASFTFTTGVLSHDPIRSGASAALVNGALDSFVRAAAIELPRGLRVNSISPTVLVEAMGSYAPYFRGYKPVPAADVALAYAKSVEGLQTGQTFHVG; translated from the coding sequence ATGAAAATTCTGTTGATCGGCGCCGGCGGCACCATCGGTTCGGCGGTGGACAAAGAGCTGTCGCAGCGTCATGAAGTCATTCGTATCGGCCGCAACAGCGGCGATTTCCAGGTGGATATCAGCGACAGCGCATCGATTCGCAAATTGTTCGAACAGACCGGCAAGTTCGACGCGCTGGTGTGTGCCGCCGGCAACGTAACCTTCGCCCCGCTGGGTGAAATGACCGAAGACAGCTTCGCCCTCGGCCTGAAAGACAAGTTGATGGGCCAGGTCAATCTGCTGTTGATCGGCCGCGAATTCGCCAACGACGGCGCATCCTTCACCTTCACCACCGGCGTGCTCAGCCACGATCCGATCCGCAGCGGCGCGTCGGCTGCACTGGTCAACGGCGCGCTCGACAGTTTCGTCCGCGCAGCGGCCATTGAGCTGCCACGCGGTCTGCGCGTCAACTCGATCAGCCCGACCGTGCTGGTGGAAGCCATGGGCAGTTACGCCCCGTACTTCCGTGGCTACAAGCCGGTTCCTGCGGCGGATGTGGCATTGGCCTACGCCAAAAGTGTCGAAGGCTTGCAGACAGGTCAGACATTTCACGTGGGCTAA
- a CDS encoding LysR family transcriptional regulator, which translates to MSEMDDLAAFAVLIEAGSFTLAAQQLGCSKGQLSKRISQLEARFSVVLLQRTTRRLSLTAAGAALLPQAQALVVQVERARQALARLKDDMAGPVRMTVPVSLGETFFDGLLLDFSQKYPEVQIELELNNSYRDLSRDGFDLAIRTEVANDERLVARPLLAWQEMTCASPAYLERFGEPLTPQALAEHRCLLNSHYSGREEWLYHQQHELLRVRVSGPFASNHYNLLKKAALAGAGIARLPSYLLQAELADGRLRWLLRDFQTRRMPMYLVHPYQGGLPKRTQVLADYLIGWFKLSGEALDRL; encoded by the coding sequence ATGAGCGAGATGGATGATCTGGCGGCGTTCGCGGTGTTGATCGAGGCCGGCAGTTTTACCCTGGCGGCGCAGCAATTGGGGTGCAGCAAGGGGCAGCTGTCCAAGCGTATCAGTCAGCTGGAGGCGCGTTTTTCCGTGGTGTTGCTGCAACGTACGACGCGTCGGCTGAGCCTGACCGCGGCCGGTGCGGCGTTGTTGCCACAGGCACAGGCGCTGGTAGTCCAGGTGGAGCGAGCGCGTCAGGCATTGGCGCGATTGAAGGACGACATGGCTGGCCCGGTGCGTATGACGGTTCCGGTGTCGCTGGGAGAAACGTTCTTCGACGGTCTGCTGTTGGACTTCTCGCAGAAATACCCCGAAGTGCAGATCGAACTGGAGCTGAACAACAGCTACCGCGACCTGTCCCGCGACGGCTTCGATCTGGCGATTCGCACCGAGGTCGCCAATGACGAGCGACTGGTGGCCAGGCCGCTGCTGGCCTGGCAGGAAATGACCTGCGCCAGCCCCGCCTATCTGGAACGTTTTGGCGAACCACTGACGCCGCAGGCACTGGCCGAACACCGTTGCCTGCTCAACAGTCATTACAGCGGTCGCGAGGAATGGCTTTATCACCAGCAACACGAACTGCTGCGGGTGCGGGTGTCGGGACCGTTCGCCAGCAATCACTACAACCTGTTGAAGAAAGCCGCATTGGCCGGCGCCGGGATCGCTCGCCTGCCGTCCTATCTGTTGCAGGCGGAATTGGCTGACGGCCGATTGCGCTGGCTCCTTCGCGATTTTCAGACCCGTCGCATGCCGATGTACCTGGTGCACCCTTATCAGGGGGGATTACCGAAACGTACTCAGGTGCTGGCGGATTACCTGATCGGCTGGTTCAAACTCAGCGGCGAAGCGCTGGACCGGTTGTAG
- a CDS encoding DoxX family protein, with the protein MNSLVARAIALLEKIPHSLIAFIARFSIAAVFWKSGQTKVEGLAIDLIDGTFQIGWPHLADSTIPLFQSEYHVPLLSPDIAAHMAAFAEHFFPMLILIGFATRFSALALLGMTLVIELFVYPDAYPTHGTWAAVLLYLMATGPGKVSIDHLIARHYNRSSASPLSLNQPIR; encoded by the coding sequence ATGAACAGTCTCGTTGCGCGCGCCATCGCGCTGCTGGAAAAAATCCCACACAGCCTGATCGCCTTCATCGCGCGTTTTTCCATCGCGGCGGTGTTCTGGAAATCCGGACAGACCAAGGTCGAGGGCCTGGCCATCGACCTGATCGACGGAACATTCCAGATTGGCTGGCCGCATCTGGCGGACTCGACGATTCCGCTGTTCCAGAGCGAATACCACGTGCCGTTGCTGTCGCCGGACATCGCCGCGCACATGGCGGCGTTTGCCGAGCACTTCTTCCCGATGCTGATCCTGATCGGCTTCGCCACACGGTTTTCAGCGCTGGCCTTGCTGGGCATGACGCTGGTCATCGAGCTATTCGTCTACCCCGACGCCTACCCGACTCACGGCACCTGGGCAGCGGTTCTCCTGTACCTGATGGCCACCGGGCCGGGCAAAGTGTCGATCGATCACTTGATCGCCAGGCACTACAACCGGTCCAGCGCTTCGCCGCTGAGTTTGAACCAGCCGATCAGGTAA
- a CDS encoding DUF2063 domain-containing protein, with protein sequence MSTQTAFSAALLDTGLPCPDGLCSANGADPTSRFAVYRNNVQGSLINALADSYPVVMQLVGDEFFQAMAGVFVQSHPPHSPLMSDYGSELADFISGFEPAASVPYLADVARLERLRTLAYHAADALPLSQERIAAVFADADTLNELRIGLHPSLHLLDSSFAVVDIWAAHQHDATLAGIVPLHAQHALILRNGLEVEVFAVDRGAGQFIRHLKAGLSLTQALESAEAFDLSQTLALLINRQVITHFYPKVSS encoded by the coding sequence ATGAGCACTCAAACCGCGTTCAGCGCTGCGTTGCTCGATACCGGGCTGCCCTGCCCCGACGGTTTGTGCAGCGCCAACGGCGCCGATCCGACCAGCCGTTTCGCGGTCTACCGCAACAACGTGCAGGGTTCGCTGATCAACGCACTGGCCGACAGCTATCCCGTGGTAATGCAGTTGGTGGGTGACGAATTCTTCCAGGCCATGGCCGGCGTTTTCGTGCAAAGCCATCCGCCGCACAGTCCGTTGATGAGCGACTACGGCAGTGAGCTGGCGGACTTCATCAGCGGATTCGAACCTGCCGCGAGCGTCCCCTATCTGGCCGACGTCGCGCGGCTGGAACGCTTGCGCACGCTGGCTTATCACGCGGCCGATGCTTTGCCTTTGAGTCAGGAGCGGATCGCCGCCGTGTTTGCAGATGCCGATACGCTGAATGAACTGCGCATCGGCCTGCACCCTTCGCTGCATCTGCTCGATTCAAGCTTCGCCGTAGTGGACATCTGGGCCGCGCATCAGCACGACGCCACGCTGGCCGGGATCGTTCCTCTTCATGCCCAACACGCGTTGATTCTGCGCAACGGACTGGAGGTCGAGGTGTTCGCCGTGGATCGCGGCGCCGGCCAGTTCATTCGCCACCTCAAGGCCGGCCTGTCACTCACGCAGGCGCTGGAGTCCGCCGAAGCCTTCGACCTCAGCCAGACCCTCGCCCTGCTGATCAACCGCCAAGTCATCACTCATTTCTATCCAAAGGTGTCGTCATGA
- a CDS encoding DUF692 domain-containing protein: MITSCDHASPRTRAALTGLPPRAGLGLKTGHFREVLGSLPDIGFFEVHAENYMVAGGPFHHFLGLIREAYPLSLHGVGLSIGTEGALDVQHLKRLAALIERYQPQSFSEHLAWSSHGPVFLNDLLPLAYDTPTLNRVCDHIDQVQNTLKRPMLLENPATYLAFERSTIDEADFIREVVRRSGCGLLLDVNNVYVSCINHQRDPLAYLDALPLRAVGEIHLAGFAEDSDSLGDRLLIDDHGAPIDQAVWSLYRQALERVGPVATLIERDNQVPAFNVLLAEAQQADALLLGAGARP, from the coding sequence ATGATCACCTCCTGCGACCATGCCTCCCCCCGCACTCGGGCAGCCCTCACCGGGCTCCCGCCCCGCGCCGGGCTGGGGCTCAAGACCGGGCACTTTCGTGAAGTGCTCGGTTCTCTTCCGGACATCGGATTCTTCGAGGTCCACGCCGAAAACTACATGGTGGCCGGCGGCCCGTTCCATCATTTTCTGGGTTTGATCCGCGAGGCGTATCCGCTGTCGCTGCACGGTGTCGGGCTGTCTATCGGTACCGAAGGCGCGCTGGATGTCCAGCACCTCAAACGCCTGGCGGCACTGATCGAGCGCTATCAACCCCAATCCTTTTCCGAACACCTGGCCTGGTCCAGCCATGGCCCGGTGTTTCTCAATGATTTGCTTCCTCTGGCGTACGACACACCGACGCTGAACCGCGTCTGTGACCACATCGACCAGGTGCAGAACACCCTCAAACGCCCGATGCTCCTGGAAAACCCGGCAACCTATCTGGCGTTCGAGCGCTCGACCATCGACGAAGCGGATTTCATCCGTGAAGTCGTCCGGCGCAGTGGCTGCGGCCTGTTACTGGACGTGAACAACGTCTACGTCTCGTGCATCAACCATCAACGTGATCCCTTGGCCTATCTCGACGCACTACCTCTGCGCGCAGTGGGCGAGATTCATCTGGCGGGGTTTGCTGAAGACTCCGACAGCCTCGGTGATCGTTTGCTGATCGACGATCACGGCGCGCCAATCGATCAAGCCGTCTGGTCGTTGTACCGGCAAGCGCTGGAACGCGTCGGCCCGGTGGCGACGCTGATCGAACGGGACAATCAGGTGCCGGCCTTTAACGTGCTGTTGGCAGAAGCGCAGCAGGCCGATGCGCTGTTGCTGGGTGCGGGAGCTCGGCCATGA
- a CDS encoding DUF2282 domain-containing protein — protein sequence MTATTRTLSATALVLALGSALSMAAVSTAQAADNSNMEKCFGVAMKGHNDCAAGAGTTCAGTAKMDYQANAWKFVPKGTCTTTESKTSPTGFGQMEAFKAKS from the coding sequence ATGACTGCTACCACCCGCACCCTGTCCGCCACCGCCCTGGTTCTGGCCCTCGGTTCTGCCCTGAGCATGGCCGCCGTTTCGACCGCTCAGGCCGCCGACAACAGCAACATGGAAAAATGCTTCGGCGTGGCCATGAAAGGTCATAACGACTGCGCCGCCGGCGCCGGCACCACCTGCGCAGGCACAGCGAAAATGGATTACCAGGCCAACGCCTGGAAATTCGTACCGAAAGGCACCTGCACCACCACCGAAAGCAAGACCTCGCCGACCGGTTTCGGCCAGATGGAAGCCTTCAAGGCCAAGTCCTGA